One genomic region from Paracoccus zhejiangensis encodes:
- a CDS encoding DUF2189 domain-containing protein has protein sequence MLSDRNGPPPPDDHAHHDLIPEIVPPLPVPNVMARDLPWQTALTWLRQGWTDLMTNPLPSLIYGVGVYLVSVLVVWLLFRLELDYALFPALAGFMVIGPLVANGLYVKSRNLEKGRETSLAEMLFVRPRSFVSTSFMGVILLMLFLLWNRAAVLLWALFFGVRPFPGIDEILPWLFTTPQGWALIVIGGAVGALFAAFSFAISVFAVPMLLEERTDALSALGISMAMVWNNLSVMIAWGAIVLGLFLVCIATGLLGLILVFPLLGHGTWHAYRALRPADRAEGDEPERVFISLA, from the coding sequence ATGCTGAGCGACCGTAACGGACCCCCGCCCCCCGATGACCACGCCCATCACGACCTCATCCCCGAGATCGTGCCGCCCCTGCCGGTGCCCAATGTCATGGCCCGCGACCTGCCCTGGCAGACCGCGCTGACATGGCTGCGGCAGGGCTGGACGGATCTGATGACCAATCCGCTGCCCAGCCTGATCTATGGCGTGGGGGTCTATCTGGTCTCGGTTCTGGTCGTCTGGCTGCTGTTCCGGCTGGAACTGGACTACGCGCTGTTCCCCGCGCTGGCCGGCTTCATGGTGATCGGCCCGCTGGTCGCCAACGGGCTTTATGTCAAAAGCCGCAACCTTGAAAAGGGCCGCGAGACCAGCCTTGCCGAGATGCTGTTCGTGCGGCCCCGGTCCTTCGTCTCGACCAGCTTCATGGGGGTGATCCTGCTGATGCTGTTCCTGCTGTGGAACCGCGCGGCGGTGCTGCTTTGGGCGCTGTTCTTCGGCGTGCGCCCCTTCCCCGGCATCGACGAGATCCTGCCCTGGCTGTTCACCACGCCCCAAGGCTGGGCGCTGATCGTGATCGGTGGTGCGGTCGGTGCGCTGTTCGCGGCCTTTTCCTTTGCGATCAGTGTCTTCGCCGTGCCGATGCTGCTGGAGGAACGCACCGACGCGCTCTCGGCCCTGGGCATCAGCATGGCCATGGTCTGGAACAACCTCTCGGTGATGATCGCCTGGGGCGCCATCGTGCTGGGGCTGTTCCTGGTCTGCATCGCGACCGGGCTTCTGGGCCTGATCCTGGTCTTCCCGCTGTTGGGCCACGGCACTTGGCACGCCTATCGCGCGCTGCGCCCGGCGGACCGCGCCGAGGGCGACGAACCAGAGCGCGTCTTCATCAGCCTCGCCTGA